GAAGTCCATCTCAACATGACCGACAAAATCTAATCAAAAGCACTTTTATTATACACACTTTCACAATTAATTCAGAATCAAGAAACCACACCTAACTGTATAAACAGTGATCAAACTGTTGGCTACAGTTAATCCACcatattttatatctataaatatattttatggcaacccgatggcacagtgggtatagcgctgttgcctcacagcaagaacgccgctGGTTCAAGCcatggctggttcagttggcatttcagtgaggagtttgcatgttaaattagctgaagtgtatgtgtgtcgaagccgaaaagaaaataaatgaataaatatatatcttaTTTTCCCACTTCTGAAGTGAAGTCACAACTAAACTTGTGCTTTAATAAAAGctaaactaaaaattaaactcaaacCGCATGGAATAAATGAAATCAATATATAGCATCCCATTTTGGCAAACATTAGTTgaattattgtttacatttactaCGCTATCTACATATTCAGCTTGTTGAGGAttctgaaatataaaataaattataatttttttgctaaatatatatgtatcaaatgtttatttatacttGTGAAAAACGgttcattcaacagtctgaaactgtCAGATTTAGAGCACTAATAGACATCGGAAGTGTTCACAAGATAGATGCGAACTTAGCATAATTAGTCTTATAATGTAATctctgaaatagctaatcagaggtAATTGTAGATCACAATACACTGAATATCCCCCCAACACCTCCCATAAATGTATAAATCGCCTGCTGGTAAATATATATAACTGTTTAAATTACACTCCAAATAACTCCAAATAACACACACTTTATTATCTCTGCATTATTCCAAATGCCTCTTTAGTTAAATGCAGCTAAAGATGCCTTTCATGACAGTACATTTTCTAATTAGGAAGTTCATATTTACCTTGTGATGGCCTTATTATTTTACATAACTAAATCATTTGACATTATAAGATGTAATATCTCACATGATGTAATATAAGTCCCAGGTGTCCCTAGAATCTATGCGTAATGGATCATTTATTATTCCATGACAATATCTGTCAAGCATCTCTACTGGCATAGCAACAATACTAAAGCAACTCAACCAGTTCTTGCTCAGTATGTGCATGCCTTTCTCTCTAAAACATTGCTTCTTTAACCGCAAAGAGGGCTCGAGGAGGAGCATTTGTTATTCATGGAACCATTTAATTCCATAAAATGTTCTTTATAGTGGAAAAATGTTGTTAATAGGGATGCTACGATCAGGACGTTTGCGGCGAAAACCAagtaccaattccttgtcatggtgatcatcCAATACCAAGAacagattctgatgcttcaagctttataatgcataaagcacattttccctccaagatacttaagtggagatcttgcctaagagaataaattaaagaTTACTTTAAAGtatctcttataaccatttagtgcaaaactttatcaaatgaaataagtgtagttaactcaaaattgactgaaagctAATTCTACtcagcttaaatggagtaagttcacagtactcatatagattagtttttttaactcaaatggtttgttgcaattagtttcctcaaatggtttgagtattAACTTattggttttacagtactcagttggttttaGTTCTCTTCAGTTATTGGGTTCCTGCGCTGAAATTGCTTCGttaactcaaatggattaagttcacagtactcattaggattagtttttgaacttaaatgatttgttgcaattggtttccttgGTTTGAGATACATGTATTGGTCACAAGCagttttacagaaaataatagataaaacagatacaAAAGTCAGTAAGAAAAATCACTAATAAAGCCATTTGGAAAtattgcaaatgatggaagaagaatatAATCAATAAAGTTTGGAGTGCATAtttgttgcataaaaaaataaaatgcacacctatgaatccattacttctttactaaaatgAAATAGGTTCACAAAACTACTGCTTACAATTAGTATAttacaataaattatattattaaatactctacaaaaaatatttttttaggtttttaatttCCCTAATATTTTTAAGCAGGTGAACTTTCAATTTAAAAACAAGGAACATTCAGTTCTGACATGTAAAATGATTTCAGTTCTTATATGTCCTCTGCTTTTAAACTCGTAAACAAATTGTAATTATAATtgtgatcggttcatgagatcggccagattagcGAGTACAGATCGATTCATGAAATGTGGTTATCAGCCGATACTGATCTCTGTCCGATTGATTGAAGCATCCCTAGTTCTTACATATTCAAATTTTCCTCAAACTtattaaaacctttatttttaaaagagattcacttaaatatttttgcagaaTGCAAAATGGTTTTTCTGTGTCATGGCTGCTAAACCTTACTTTTAGATTCTTTTAAAGAGTGTATGTCATagattttccatattttgtgattcatgttttttattattattattattattattattattattattattattattattattaatttacttttgctttttaattgcactgtgggaccttgatctttcctcaaTTCTTTTGaaattgaaaagtttgaaaaggtgACTTTTAAGAGTTTGATGTGATGTATTGTCttggttggtgttgtaaattgcGATACAAAAACCTACTAATAAACTCCCAGCAATTATTACTTAATTATTTCTctacataattttttattatacaatattttaattcaacCCACTAAaaggttacactgtaaaaagttataTGAACAATTAgccctgacagcatatgtttttagttcattgtaacttattaaactaaataatcatgctctaaattaattttataagttgcgcaagctgttttaagtcagtttaacataagttcaatggactcataaggttcaTTTGATTCATTTGAAAGATTTAAGGCAACccggattttttttacagtttagtaaTAGTCTCTGATAAAATGCACAGATGAATTTTCATCATGAGGTGTCGACACAGTTTAACATCCCATAATACATTTCACaactttaaataaacagaaaaaaactaaatcatgAAATACGGAACCTGTTAATTAACGgatatttttacaatgtagacacGCACTATTAAAATAGGGGATATTATGATGTGTTCATTTCACGGAGAAACCTCAGGACtataatcaaggtgtttaagGATGTTCAGTGTTTACTGATTTACAGAAAGACTGATGTTTGAGTTGACATTGTAACTTTGCAGGTCATATTTCAGGTTCAAATAGCAACATTATGAAGTGAAGCAAGCTAAAAGTGAATAAAACCAAGAAATATGACTCTAAAACAGGGTTTGtctgacagtaacagagttttTGCAGTTTACAGCTAAATACAAATTATTAAcctgaaaaaaacaacataattacAACTAAACTGTCCACGTAGAATCCTTGATTACTACAATAATCATAATCAGATTGttaaaactgtttctccacatgtTTTTTTGGAAGTTTATAACCCCATGTCCCTCATCCTCTCTTCTCTCATGCGTCTGTTTGCATACCAGAACTCTGTAATGTCATCTACAGTCACTCTAGGCTGCATCCACAGCTCGTTCTCCTCATTAACCTGTTCCTGTCCTCTTCTCTTCATCCTCTCCTGCCTCTTTCTGTTCTTGTCCTTTCTGTCGGCCTCCAGTGTGGATCCGTTGACGTACCAAAACTCCACTCTCTCTTGCACAGATGCTTTCGGGTCAGCCCAAAGGCTCTGCTTCTCACCCACCTCAACTCGCTTCTCCTTCATCTTCATTCTTTCTTTGACAATCGACAGACGCACCCACAGAAAGATGGTTACTCCTAGAAAAATGGCTGCGGTCATTGCTAAAGCCCATACTGTGATGAAGCAAACTATCGTGGATTGGCGAGACGAGTTCAAACAGGTAGGCCACACATTACTTTCTGTGTCTGTTATGTTGGTGGTGGGATATGTGCTGTTGTCTGTTAAGACATCGGTTATGTTAGAGTTGTTGTTGTTAACGGTGGTGGAACCAATGGGTGGGCCTGTTCCTGTCATGTTTGCACTTTCTGTATGTGTGGACGTTAACAAGTCCTGTGGTTTCGTAGAATGATCTACACCACCTGCAGAGGTGTGATATTCAGGTTCATCAGTAACCACCGAGTCTGGTGTTACTGTGTAAGCTGGCGTGGCTGTGAGAATGTTTTGTGAAGTTAACCAATCTGTTGCAGCTCTTGCATTGATTGTATTCGCTGTTGTGTTGTAATCTTCCTCTCTGTGTTCACTTGTAAAGTCGTAACTTCCCTCAGTGCCACGTGTTTCTCTCCACTGCTCGCTCGTATTAACAAATGTGGCCTGGGTGGAGTTTGTTTCGTAATCTCCCTCATCAGCTTTCGTTGTTTCATCTTCTTTGTCCTTCCAGGGATGGGTTGAGACATTGCTGAATGGATCTACAGTTTGAAAATGATTGTAACTTATGCCTGTTTGATTATTTTCATCCTTTTGTGGCGTCAGTCTTGTGAAGTTAGTGAAAACTGTCGGTGTTGTATTTGTGTAGTTCACAGCAATATCACTAGTATTGCTAATGCTCGCATCTTCATTATTCGTATCATTTTGAGACAAACTGTTGTTGTGTTGATGCAGGGATCTCATTTCCAACATGGAAGTCATGTTTTGAGTTGTATTTGGCTCAGCTGTGTATCTGTCATTATTGTAACTCACGTTTGACGTTGTCCAGGTTTCATTATTTTCGTCCTTTTGTGACGTCAGTCTTGGTGAGTTTGTGTAGACTGCTTTTGTTGGGTTTGTGTAGTTCACAACAACATCATTGCTACCTTCATCCATCATGTGATTTTGAGACAGACTGCTGTTGTATTGATGCATGGATGTCAGATTTAGAGTTGTATTTGGCTCAGTTGTGTCTCCATTATCATTGTAACTCCTGTTTAACATtatccgtgtttgattttctttatatATGTGGGACTTTAGTCTTGTGAAGTTCGTGAAgactgttggtgttgtgtttgtgtagttCATAGGAACACCACTGGCATTGCTAATGCTTACATCTTCATCATCTGTTTCACTTTGAGATGGACTGCTGTTGTATTGATGAGGAGATGTCATTTCCAGCGTGACGTTTAGCTCATTATTGTAACTCCCATTTGTTGTTTCACTATTTTCATCATTTTGTGAGGTTAGTCTTGGAGAATTAGTGGAAACTCTTGTTATTGTATTTGTGTGTCCTATAGCACCGTTACTAGCACTGCTAATGCTCACACCTTCATCCATCATGTCATTTTGAGGCGGAGTGCTGCTATATTGATATAAGGATGTTGTTTCCTGTGTAGGAGCTGTATTTGGCTGGATGTGCTCTTCTTTGGTCGGATTTGTTGTGTTCTCTTGTGTTATTGTGGTCAGAGGTGAAGAAGGTGTTGCTTTTATTAGGGTCTTGGGTTGCTggttagttgttgttgttgttgttggagttATTTGTGTGGTTTCGATGTAGTCACTCAGGGTGTGTGTGGGCAGAGTGTTGAAATTGAAGGCTGAAACGATGAGGAAGTGAGTGAACCACACTGTGATGGACAGTAAAGTCATCTGCATCGTGACTTCTGTGAAAAACCAAGAGACGCCATGATTACAGACAATGTGACGACATGATGGGGAAATGCatgaaaacaatacaaaatcaTACAGTTGAcagttcagtttttaaatatgaattaagacaggtaaatatgttttaatagcttttaaaatgtactttttaatacatacatatacagttgaagtcaggattattagcctatcttttattaatttttttttatatatatttgcgaaatgatgtttaacagagcaagacattttttacagtatgtctgataatattttttcttctggaaaaagccttatttgttttctttcagataaaataaaagcagtttttaattttttaaaaatcattttaaggtcaatattattagcccttttaagcatttttttaaaagtctacagagaaaccatcgttatacaataacttgcctaattctcctaacctgcctatttaacctaattaacctagttaatcctttaaatgtcactttaagctgtatagaagtgtcttgaaaaatatctagtcaaatattatttgctgttatcatgacaaagataaaataaatcagttattagaaatgagttattaaaactattatgtttagaaatgtgctgaaaaaatctactcttcgttaaacataaattagggaaaaaaaataaacagaaaggataataattcagggggcttaataattaagaataattctgacttcaattggaTGTAAAGAATCTGTACAtaagtttgttatttttatactCCATAACATTGTAATATGTCAAACTGTGATTAAGAAATGTCTCAAATTAGTGTGTTGACACAGTTGTGCTACTTTATATTTTGTGGAAGTGGTGAGACGTATTTCTTTGATGAGGTTACAGTTCACAGTAGTACTTTACACTAGATAATCTCCAAACTTAaagaataaaattgaataaactgCAGTTTATTTTGAGCTTATGGTGAAACAGTTCATTACTCAGTTCATTTAAGACTACATTGTCTTTCAAAGCTAAAAAAGATGTGGATCAGTGTGTTGTTGATCAGTCAATGTAGATCTCTCACTTGTGTTTTCCAGAATTTTAAATAACCTTCAACATTAAAACATTGCCTTTTAGCACTTTGAGTTTCTCTTTCTAATAGCCACCTCTAAATGGCAGCCATTTGGATTTTCTTTGACGATAAACACTCCAGGCCTGCAACTAGTGCAAAGTGAAACTACATGACATCCACACTTCGCTTTTGTGCTTCGCCACGAATAAACAAGAACTCGCTCAAAAACTACACCTGTATTCCTTCTCATTTAGTCCAAACCAGCTGAAAGAACGAAAGAAATAGACGGTACCTGAAGTTCAGAAATCATCACGCTGTCTTTCTTGACGCACAGTGATTTCTTCGTTTGTGCAGTGGTGCCTTCTGGGATACTTCTGTCCTCTGGCTGAAGCTTTGAAGAGACATGAGGAAATGACAGTTTGTTCACCATGGCAACAGTGGGATGAGGTGCAAGGTTGGGGTGAAGCAGGATGTGGTTGGGTGGCTCCGCCTCTTCCCTCTATCAGTGCTGCTGCTGTGGAAGACATAACTAAAAACACATCCTGTTGACTCACGTTGCATTTAGATTGAGCAACTTGACGTCTCTTTAATGAGGACACCAGCATTTGTCATCACTGTATACTGCTTTTATGAGGGGGTAAAGATGACACTATATCTTCATGCCGTAGAcataggcctgtcacgatatctgTACAATAcattgctccaaaatattttgcGATTAActaaattattgtcattttaagactcaTAATTATACGACggcagaatgacaatataatatcacaatggAAGTACACTCATCCAAAGAACACATAgtttttttattcttaagaatatttcatttaattatagtcattttaacagttgAATAATTAGGCATATGAAAATGCATATATcctgaacaaataaataataataaatgtcaggCACCCActtgaaaatatactatagtaatttatattaaataccatagtgttttttttaaactatactgacactgacataTCCAGTAGAGACAGAGAGGTTGTGTATTAAGCTAAAATGCTGCTagaacttttttttatgtatgggcgatatacagtcactggccactttattaggtacaccttactagtgccgggttggacccccttttgcctcctttgtagcatagattgaacaaggtactggaaatattcctcagattttggtccatattgtcatgatagcattatcacgcagttgctgcagattctacgatgtgaatctcccattccaccacatcccaagggagctctattagattgagatctagtgactgtggaggccatttgagtacagtgaacttattgacatgttcaagaatccagtctgagatgattcgcgctttatgacattgtgtgttaTTCTActgtaagtagccatcagaagttgGGTACACTGTGGATGAACTTGgccaacaacaatactcaggtaggctgtggcattgacacgatgctcaattgttaCTAATTTGCCCAATGTGTGCCAAGATATATCCcccaaaccattacaccaccaccaccacctaaACTGTTGTAACAAGGCAGGATGCatacatgcttttatgttgttgatgccaaattctgagcctagcatctgaatgttgcagcaaaaatcaATATTCATCAGCccaggcaaagtttttccaatcttctattgtccagttttggtgaacctgtgcgaattgtagcctcagtttcctgttcttagctgataggagcggcacccggtgtggccttctgctgctgtagaccatccgcctcaaggttggaagtgttgtgcgttcagagatgctcttctgcatagttTGGTTATAATGAGTGATTAttagagttactgttgcctttctatcagctcaaacaagTCTGGCTATTCTCatctgaccatgtctacatgcctaaatgcattgagttgctgccatgtgattggctcattagaaatttgcgttaacgagcagttgaacaggacatgtccatgtgttgtgcaataAGTTGATAAAtcgattattgtgacaggcctatgtGGACAAGGActtgtatatatatttagaaaaaataacaataatgtagTTGCcttcaaatttaaatgttataacCTCACACAACTGATTGTGTTCACAAAAAGTATGTTGTGGTCAACACAAACCATATGTTGGTTTCGTTGGAATTGAATTTTCAGTGTAGATTGGGTCTTAGATAAAGCATGGTTTTTCAAGATATGCACATTTTTCTGCCTCTCCATGTCAACATACAGACATGCGTTGCTGTTCAAAAGTTTAgcattttcttttgttgttgaaaGTCATTCTCAGTTATGTCTCACCAAGGCAGCGCTGAGCAAAAGAATAACAGGTGCAGGATTTACTCAGAATTTGCAAGTACATTTCACAACCACTAAAAAATAAAGAACACTGAATTAAgcctcatttaaaacaaaaaaaaagttgcaaataGTTTACTCTTGTAAAACATTATATAAGGCTTACCGCGGTTTAAaaaagtaaaggttttaaaactggcAAAACTTTCTATTATACCATTCTTAAGGTATATATAaggatttttatgtgtttttttttaaatgtgttgtaaataaatgtgtCTTTCTGAAACTAATggagagcagaagtcaataatctgttttaattatttagcctgacatgtttactgttctaaaatattatgaatgtttcctaaaatgtattttgttcaaTGGGAGAAAGgttttgtaatttttaacatttaaaaagaacttattttagagcagtaatcaataT
This portion of the Danio rerio strain Tuebingen ecotype United States chromosome 3, GRCz12tu, whole genome shotgun sequence genome encodes:
- the si:ch73-248e21.5 gene encoding uncharacterized protein si:ch73-248e21.5, with product MQMTLLSITVWFTHFLIVSAFNFNTLPTHTLSDYIETTQITPTTTTTTNQQPKTLIKATPSSPLTTITQENTTNPTKEEHIQPNTAPTQETTSLYQYSSTPPQNDMMDEGVSISSASNGAIGHTNTITRVSTNSPRLTSQNDENSETTNGSYNNELNVTLEMTSPHQYNSSPSQSETDDEDVSISNASGVPMNYTNTTPTVFTNFTRLKSHIYKENQTRIMLNRSYNDNGDTTEPNTTLNLTSMHQYNSSLSQNHMMDEGSNDVVVNYTNPTKAVYTNSPRLTSQKDENNETWTTSNVSYNNDRYTAEPNTTQNMTSMLEMRSLHQHNNSLSQNDTNNEDASISNTSDIAVNYTNTTPTVFTNFTRLTPQKDENNQTGISYNHFQTVDPFSNVSTHPWKDKEDETTKADEGDYETNSTQATFVNTSEQWRETRGTEGSYDFTSEHREEDYNTTANTINARAATDWLTSQNILTATPAYTVTPDSVVTDEPEYHTSAGGVDHSTKPQDLLTSTHTESANMTGTGPPIGSTTVNNNNSNITDVLTDNSTYPTTNITDTESNVWPTCLNSSRQSTIVCFITVWALAMTAAIFLGVTIFLWVRLSIVKERMKMKEKRVEVGEKQSLWADPKASVQERVEFWYVNGSTLEADRKDKNRKRQERMKRRGQEQVNEENELWMQPRVTVDDITEFWYANRRMREERMRDMGL